In the genome of Coregonus clupeaformis isolate EN_2021a chromosome 11, ASM2061545v1, whole genome shotgun sequence, one region contains:
- the LOC121576943 gene encoding lysine-specific demethylase 7B-like isoform X2, with translation MAAAPLYCVCRQSYDVSRFMIECDICNDWFHGSCVQVEEHHAVDIDVYHCPKCDVQHGPSLMKKRNNWHRHDYTEPDDCSRPVQAGTSVFVRELQNRTFPSADEIMVQMQGHQVTQKYLEKQGFRYPITVPKLDGLGLKLPPSSFSVRDVEDYVGGDKIVDVIDVARQADSKMKLREFIKYYYKPYRPKVLNVISLEFSDTKMAELVVVPDIAQKMSWVENYWPDDSFFPKPFVQKYCLMGVKDSYTDFHIDFGGTSVWYHVLWGEKIFYLIKPTQANLALYEAWSSSPNQSEVFFGDKVDKCYKCVVPQGTTVLIPTGWIHAVLTSQDCMAFGGNFLHNLNIGMQLRCYEMERRLKTPDLFKFPYFEAICWYVAKNLLETLKELREDNCQPPAYLTGVKALITALKNWLKREVTEPASEVPDHIRPNHLIKELTKEIRYLEEEQQSGAGGSKPMKSQGSGACPLTRSTLDRASHHARRTARRLRHHHHHHHHAPKTPSNLEILELHTRQVLKRLEVGPFEEDAPFSSTVTAKFNKASVASAAAVERSLDNNLRLVMCNGRIIRDERCHTRVKSSPVQDGERTGDHHWEGVLVKTEINDNKQEQHRDPERGEKPSPLSKFFKRVNSDLRKGATVYSDISDSESEVRCTVQKRDSSGKDSGSSEEDEEDKEQCRTERGTGSVTDLHQASQALSHHHKPLKGEHPTSPTTEEEAIEGMLSMAGLLYPQRPEESSTAQEPWWSSPAHRSSDSGEREPASGEESQDSDSNSTLSLQDERRAQQHVRKECRAELSQRIQENKNFMDSQSSGSNSSEAWGDQSPSRAASSLLCLDPSSGTDYQYCETTLSSSLHPSKRSAPNTPPISNQATKGKRPKKGMATAKQRLGKILKLSRNNHFLL, from the exons CTGTGTCCAAGTGGAAGAGCACCATGCCGTGGACATCGATGTTTACCACTGTCCTAAATGTGATGTCCAACACGGACCCTCCTTGA TGAAAAAACGTAACAACTGGCACCGACACGACTACACAGAGCCTGACGATTGCAGCAGGCCGGTGCAGGCGGGGACCTCTGTGTTTGTACGAGAGCTGCAGAACAGAACCTTTCCCAG TGCGGATGAAATCATGGTGCAGATGCAGGGCCATCAGGTAACACAGAAGTACCTGGAGAAGCAGGGCTTCCGCTACCCTATCACCGTTCCCAAACTGGATGGACTAGGTCTCAAGCTGCCTCCCTCCAGCTTCTCTGTAAGGGATGTGGAGGACTACGTTG GTGGTGACAAAATCGTGGATGTCATTGATGTTgccaggcaggcagacagcaAAATGAAACTTAGAGAGTTCATCAAGTATTACTACAAACCTTATCGGCCAAAGGTGCTGAACGTGATCAGTCTGGAGTTTTCAGACACCAA GATGGCAGAGCTGGTGGTGGTGCCTGATATCGCTCAGAAGATGTCTTGGGTGGAGAACTACTGGCCAGATGACTCCTTCTTCCCCAAGCCCTTTGTCCAGAAGTACTGCCTGATGGGGGTGAAGGACAGCTACACAGACTTCCACATAGATTTCGGAGGCACATCCGTGTGGTACCACGTACTCTGG GGAGAGAAGATTTTCTACTTGATCAAGCCGACCCAGGCTAATCTTGCACTATACGAGGCGTGGAGTTCGTCCCCCAACCAGAGCGAGGTGTTCTTTGGGGACAAGGTGGACAAGTGCTACAAGTGTGTGGTGCCGCAAGGAACCACTGTCCTCATCCCCACAG GATGGATCCATGCTGTTCTCACCTCTCAGGATTGCATGGCGTTCGGAGGGAACTTCCTCCACAACCTCAACATAGGCATGCAGCTCAG GTGTTATGAGATGGAGCGGCGGTTGAAGACTCCTGACCTGTTCAAATTCCCTTACTTTGAGGCCATCTGCTGGTATGTGGCAAAGAATCTACTGGAGACTCTAAAAG AGTTACGAGAGGATAACTGCCAGCCCCCAGCCTACCTGACAGGAGTGAAAGCCTTGATTACTGCACTGAAAAACTGGCTAAAACGAGAG gTCACAGAGCCGGCCAGCGAGGTCCCGGACCATATCAGACCCAACCATCTAATTAAAGAACTCACAAAGGAAATCCGCTACCTGGAG GAGGAGCAGCAGAGTGGCGCTGGAGGTAGCAAGCCAATGAAATCTCAGGGAAGTGGAGCATGCCCGCTGACGCGGTCGACTCTGGACAGGGCTAGCCATCATGCTCGCAGGACAGCCAGACGGCTacggcaccaccaccaccatcatcaccatgcgCCCAAGACTCCTTCCAACCTGGAGATCCTGGAGCTGCACACGCGACAGGTGCTCAAGAGGCTGGAGGTGGGACCCTTTGAGGAG GATGCCCCATTCAGCTCCACAGTGACGGCAAAGTTCAACAAGGCATCTGTGGCGTCGGCTGCAGCTGTGGAACGGAGCCTGGACAACAACCTCCGTCTGGTGATGTGCAACGGCCGGATTATCAG aGATGAGCGTTGTCACACCAGGGTGAAGAGTAGTCCGGTGCAGGACGGTGAGAGGACTGGTGACCACCATTGGGAAGGGGTCCTGGTGAAAACAGAAATCAATGACAACAAGCAGGAACAGcacagagacccagagagaggggagaaacctAGCCCTCTCAGCA AGTTTTTCAAAAGAGTGAATTCCGATCTCAGGAAAGGAGCCACGGTATACTCAGACATCTCAGACTCTGAGTCCGAAGTGCGTTGCACTGTACAG AAAAGGGATTCCTCTGGGAAGGATTCAGGGAGCTcagaagaggatgaggaggataaGGAGCAGTGCAGGACAGAGCGAGGCACAGGCAGTGTGACAGACCTGCACCAGGCCAGCCAGGCCCTCAGCCACCACCACAAACCACTCAAAGG AGAACATCCTACCTCGCCAACCACAGAAGAAGAGGCTATTGAGGGCATGCTGTCAATGGCAGGGCTGCTGTATCCTCAGCGACCAGAGGAGAGTAGCACTGCCCAGGAGCCCTGGTGGTCCAGCCCAGCCCATCGCTCCTCTGACAGTG GTGAAAGAGAGCCTGCGTCAGGGGAGgagagccaggattcagacagcAACTCCACATTGAGCCTTCAG GATGAGCGGAGGGCCCAGCAGCATGTGCGTAAGGAGTGTCGAGCTGAACTCAGCCAGAGGATCCAGGAGAACAAGAACTTCATGGACAGTCAGAGCAGTGGGAGTAACAGCAGTGAGGCCTGGGGGGACCAGAGCCCCTCTAGGGCTGCCTCTAGCCTCCTCTGCCTGGACCCCAGCTCAGGGACTGATTACCAGTACTGTGAGACCACTCTGTCATCCTCCCTGCACCCCTCCAAGAGGTCCGCCCCAAACACCCCACCCATCAGTAATCAAGCGACTAAAG GAAAACGTCCTAAGAAAGGTATGGCCACCGCCAAGCAGAGACTGGGGAAGATTCTCAAGCTGAGCAGGAACAACCACTTTTTGCTATAG
- the LOC121576943 gene encoding lysine-specific demethylase 7B-like isoform X1 — protein MAAAPLYCVCRQSYDVSRFMIECDICNDWFHGSCVQVEEHHAVDIDVYHCPKCDVQHGPSLMKKRNNWHRHDYTEPDDCSRPVQAGTSVFVRELQNRTFPSADEIMVQMQGHQVTQKYLEKQGFRYPITVPKLDGLGLKLPPSSFSVRDVEDYVGGDKIVDVIDVARQADSKMKLREFIKYYYKPYRPKVLNVISLEFSDTKMAELVVVPDIAQKMSWVENYWPDDSFFPKPFVQKYCLMGVKDSYTDFHIDFGGTSVWYHVLWGEKIFYLIKPTQANLALYEAWSSSPNQSEVFFGDKVDKCYKCVVPQGTTVLIPTGWIHAVLTSQDCMAFGGNFLHNLNIGMQLRCYEMERRLKTPDLFKFPYFEAICWYVAKNLLETLKELREDNCQPPAYLTGVKALITALKNWLKREVTEPASEVPDHIRPNHLIKELTKEIRYLEEEQQSGAGGSKPMKSQGSGACPLTRSTLDRASHHARRTARRLRHHHHHHHHAPKTPSNLEILELHTRQVLKRLEVGPFEEDAPFSSTVTAKFNKASVASAAAVERSLDNNLRLVMCNGRIIRDERCHTRVKSSPVQDGERTGDHHWEGVLVKTEINDNKQEQHRDPERGEKPSPLSSESNWSSHRLSINGLEFFKRVNSDLRKGATVYSDISDSESEVRCTVQKRDSSGKDSGSSEEDEEDKEQCRTERGTGSVTDLHQASQALSHHHKPLKGEHPTSPTTEEEAIEGMLSMAGLLYPQRPEESSTAQEPWWSSPAHRSSDSGEREPASGEESQDSDSNSTLSLQDERRAQQHVRKECRAELSQRIQENKNFMDSQSSGSNSSEAWGDQSPSRAASSLLCLDPSSGTDYQYCETTLSSSLHPSKRSAPNTPPISNQATKGKRPKKGMATAKQRLGKILKLSRNNHFLL, from the exons CTGTGTCCAAGTGGAAGAGCACCATGCCGTGGACATCGATGTTTACCACTGTCCTAAATGTGATGTCCAACACGGACCCTCCTTGA TGAAAAAACGTAACAACTGGCACCGACACGACTACACAGAGCCTGACGATTGCAGCAGGCCGGTGCAGGCGGGGACCTCTGTGTTTGTACGAGAGCTGCAGAACAGAACCTTTCCCAG TGCGGATGAAATCATGGTGCAGATGCAGGGCCATCAGGTAACACAGAAGTACCTGGAGAAGCAGGGCTTCCGCTACCCTATCACCGTTCCCAAACTGGATGGACTAGGTCTCAAGCTGCCTCCCTCCAGCTTCTCTGTAAGGGATGTGGAGGACTACGTTG GTGGTGACAAAATCGTGGATGTCATTGATGTTgccaggcaggcagacagcaAAATGAAACTTAGAGAGTTCATCAAGTATTACTACAAACCTTATCGGCCAAAGGTGCTGAACGTGATCAGTCTGGAGTTTTCAGACACCAA GATGGCAGAGCTGGTGGTGGTGCCTGATATCGCTCAGAAGATGTCTTGGGTGGAGAACTACTGGCCAGATGACTCCTTCTTCCCCAAGCCCTTTGTCCAGAAGTACTGCCTGATGGGGGTGAAGGACAGCTACACAGACTTCCACATAGATTTCGGAGGCACATCCGTGTGGTACCACGTACTCTGG GGAGAGAAGATTTTCTACTTGATCAAGCCGACCCAGGCTAATCTTGCACTATACGAGGCGTGGAGTTCGTCCCCCAACCAGAGCGAGGTGTTCTTTGGGGACAAGGTGGACAAGTGCTACAAGTGTGTGGTGCCGCAAGGAACCACTGTCCTCATCCCCACAG GATGGATCCATGCTGTTCTCACCTCTCAGGATTGCATGGCGTTCGGAGGGAACTTCCTCCACAACCTCAACATAGGCATGCAGCTCAG GTGTTATGAGATGGAGCGGCGGTTGAAGACTCCTGACCTGTTCAAATTCCCTTACTTTGAGGCCATCTGCTGGTATGTGGCAAAGAATCTACTGGAGACTCTAAAAG AGTTACGAGAGGATAACTGCCAGCCCCCAGCCTACCTGACAGGAGTGAAAGCCTTGATTACTGCACTGAAAAACTGGCTAAAACGAGAG gTCACAGAGCCGGCCAGCGAGGTCCCGGACCATATCAGACCCAACCATCTAATTAAAGAACTCACAAAGGAAATCCGCTACCTGGAG GAGGAGCAGCAGAGTGGCGCTGGAGGTAGCAAGCCAATGAAATCTCAGGGAAGTGGAGCATGCCCGCTGACGCGGTCGACTCTGGACAGGGCTAGCCATCATGCTCGCAGGACAGCCAGACGGCTacggcaccaccaccaccatcatcaccatgcgCCCAAGACTCCTTCCAACCTGGAGATCCTGGAGCTGCACACGCGACAGGTGCTCAAGAGGCTGGAGGTGGGACCCTTTGAGGAG GATGCCCCATTCAGCTCCACAGTGACGGCAAAGTTCAACAAGGCATCTGTGGCGTCGGCTGCAGCTGTGGAACGGAGCCTGGACAACAACCTCCGTCTGGTGATGTGCAACGGCCGGATTATCAG aGATGAGCGTTGTCACACCAGGGTGAAGAGTAGTCCGGTGCAGGACGGTGAGAGGACTGGTGACCACCATTGGGAAGGGGTCCTGGTGAAAACAGAAATCAATGACAACAAGCAGGAACAGcacagagacccagagagaggggagaaacctAGCCCTCTCAGCAGTGAGTCTAACTGGTCAAGTCACCGGCTGTCAATCAACGGTTTAG AGTTTTTCAAAAGAGTGAATTCCGATCTCAGGAAAGGAGCCACGGTATACTCAGACATCTCAGACTCTGAGTCCGAAGTGCGTTGCACTGTACAG AAAAGGGATTCCTCTGGGAAGGATTCAGGGAGCTcagaagaggatgaggaggataaGGAGCAGTGCAGGACAGAGCGAGGCACAGGCAGTGTGACAGACCTGCACCAGGCCAGCCAGGCCCTCAGCCACCACCACAAACCACTCAAAGG AGAACATCCTACCTCGCCAACCACAGAAGAAGAGGCTATTGAGGGCATGCTGTCAATGGCAGGGCTGCTGTATCCTCAGCGACCAGAGGAGAGTAGCACTGCCCAGGAGCCCTGGTGGTCCAGCCCAGCCCATCGCTCCTCTGACAGTG GTGAAAGAGAGCCTGCGTCAGGGGAGgagagccaggattcagacagcAACTCCACATTGAGCCTTCAG GATGAGCGGAGGGCCCAGCAGCATGTGCGTAAGGAGTGTCGAGCTGAACTCAGCCAGAGGATCCAGGAGAACAAGAACTTCATGGACAGTCAGAGCAGTGGGAGTAACAGCAGTGAGGCCTGGGGGGACCAGAGCCCCTCTAGGGCTGCCTCTAGCCTCCTCTGCCTGGACCCCAGCTCAGGGACTGATTACCAGTACTGTGAGACCACTCTGTCATCCTCCCTGCACCCCTCCAAGAGGTCCGCCCCAAACACCCCACCCATCAGTAATCAAGCGACTAAAG GAAAACGTCCTAAGAAAGGTATGGCCACCGCCAAGCAGAGACTGGGGAAGATTCTCAAGCTGAGCAGGAACAACCACTTTTTGCTATAG